Proteins encoded by one window of Mycolicibacterium sp. ND9-15:
- a CDS encoding prolyl oligopeptidase family serine peptidase, whose amino-acid sequence MGPVGDDPYLWLEDITGDDALDWVRKHNEPTVARFGGDRFEQMRSEALEVLDTDARIPYVRRRGEYLYNFWRDADNPRGLWRRTTLDSYRAEEPDWDVLIDVDELARVDDENWVWAGAEVLEPDYSLALIELSRGGADATVVREFDMTTRQFVTDGFALPEAKSSVAWQDRDTVLVGTDFGPGSLTDSGYPRIVKRWRRGLPLAEAQTLFEGEAADVSVGCGYDATPGFERLLITRSFDFFNRYRYELRGEELIPIEVPTDAGISVHREWLLIRPRTDWTVGPTTYRAGSLLATNYAEYLDDARELRVVFEPDEHSSLENYAWTRDRLVIVALVDVISQLQVVTPGTWERAEIPGIPPNTNTVLVDVDEYGDEMFLDSSGFDTPSRLLSGVAGGAVTEVKRAPSFFDAADLEVSQHFVASADGTEIPYFVVGHRHVQAPGPTLLSGYGGFEVANTPSYGGVLGRLWLSRGGTYVLANIRGGGEYGPTWHTQAMRENRHLVYEDFAAVARDLVTRGITTVEQLGAQGGSNGGLLMGVMLTRYPELFGALVCSVPLLDMRRFHLLLAGASWMAEYGDPDNPDDWEFIAKYSPYQNISADRRYPPVLITTSTRDDRVHPGHARKMAAALQDAGHPVHYYENIEGGHAGAADNAQTAFRSALIHEFLWSMLSAATGPRGTARVR is encoded by the coding sequence ATGGGTCCCGTGGGAGACGACCCGTATCTGTGGCTCGAGGACATCACCGGCGACGACGCGCTGGACTGGGTGCGCAAGCACAACGAACCGACCGTCGCTCGGTTCGGCGGCGACCGCTTCGAGCAGATGCGCAGCGAAGCGCTGGAGGTGCTCGACACCGACGCCCGCATCCCCTACGTACGCAGGCGCGGCGAATACCTGTACAACTTCTGGCGCGACGCGGACAACCCGCGCGGTCTGTGGCGGCGCACGACGCTGGACAGCTACCGCGCCGAAGAGCCCGACTGGGATGTGCTGATCGACGTCGACGAGCTTGCGCGCGTCGACGACGAGAACTGGGTGTGGGCCGGCGCGGAGGTGCTGGAGCCGGATTACTCGCTCGCGCTCATCGAGCTGTCCCGCGGCGGCGCCGACGCCACCGTGGTTCGCGAATTCGACATGACCACACGGCAGTTCGTCACCGATGGGTTTGCATTGCCGGAGGCCAAGTCAAGCGTGGCGTGGCAGGACCGCGACACCGTGCTGGTCGGTACCGACTTCGGGCCGGGCTCGCTGACCGACTCCGGGTATCCGCGAATCGTCAAGCGCTGGCGTCGCGGACTCCCACTCGCCGAGGCGCAGACGCTGTTCGAGGGCGAAGCTGCCGATGTCAGCGTGGGATGCGGCTATGACGCGACACCGGGCTTCGAGCGGTTGCTGATCACGCGGTCGTTCGACTTCTTCAACCGATACCGCTACGAGTTGCGCGGCGAGGAGCTGATACCGATCGAGGTTCCCACCGACGCCGGTATCTCGGTGCACCGGGAATGGTTGCTGATCCGGCCGCGCACCGATTGGACGGTAGGTCCGACGACGTACCGGGCAGGTTCGCTGCTGGCCACGAACTACGCCGAATACCTCGACGACGCACGCGAATTACGGGTTGTGTTCGAGCCCGATGAGCACTCCAGCCTGGAGAACTACGCGTGGACGCGGGACCGCCTGGTCATCGTCGCGCTCGTCGACGTGATCAGCCAGCTGCAGGTGGTGACACCGGGAACGTGGGAGCGAGCCGAGATTCCGGGAATTCCGCCCAACACCAACACCGTGCTGGTCGACGTCGACGAGTATGGCGACGAAATGTTCTTGGACTCAAGTGGTTTCGATACCCCATCGCGGCTGCTATCGGGTGTCGCCGGTGGTGCGGTCACCGAGGTCAAGCGTGCGCCGTCGTTCTTCGATGCAGCCGACCTCGAGGTCAGCCAGCACTTCGTCGCCTCCGCGGACGGCACCGAGATTCCGTATTTCGTGGTCGGACACCGTCACGTGCAGGCGCCGGGACCGACACTGCTGAGCGGATACGGCGGCTTCGAGGTCGCGAACACGCCAAGCTACGGCGGCGTCCTGGGCAGGCTCTGGCTGAGCCGAGGCGGCACCTACGTGCTGGCGAACATTCGCGGTGGCGGCGAATACGGGCCGACGTGGCACACACAGGCGATGCGAGAGAACCGCCACCTCGTCTACGAGGATTTCGCCGCCGTCGCACGGGATCTCGTTACGCGAGGCATCACCACCGTCGAACAGCTCGGTGCACAGGGGGGAAGCAACGGCGGACTGCTGATGGGTGTGATGCTGACGCGCTATCCGGAACTGTTCGGCGCGCTGGTGTGCAGCGTGCCACTGCTGGATATGCGTCGGTTCCATCTGCTGCTGGCGGGCGCTTCGTGGATGGCCGAGTACGGTGATCCGGACAACCCCGACGACTGGGAGTTCATCGCGAAATACTCGCCGTACCAGAATATTTCGGCCGATCGGCGGTACCCGCCCGTGTTGATCACCACCTCCACCCGTGACGACCGCGTGCATCCCGGCCATGCGCGCAAGATGGCTGCGGCACTGCAGGACGCGGGGCATCCCGTCCACTACTACGAAAACATCGAGGGCGGTCACGCGGGCGCGGCCGACAACGCCCAGACCGCGTTCCGCTCGGCGCTGATCCACGAGTTCCTGTGGTCGATGCTCAGTGCAGCAACTGGTCCCCGAGGAACCGCTCGGGTCCGGTGA
- a CDS encoding Dyp-type peroxidase, protein MTEGLSRRGFITGALGTGAAVGVGAALAGCSPDTGAPAAAFVPFEGPHQTGITALPIPEQGLIASFNVLSKDRDGLKRTLQDLTEEIRGLMAGKPLQTRDPEYPPVDSGILGEQPPADNLSIVVGVGASLFDDRFGLADRKPKELVTMPFLANDRLDPKLSHGDLSIIMEAGHTDTVVFALRQLMRRTRSDLVLRWMVDGYARGIGAGRASEAATPRNLLGFKDGTANLDVDDDAIMDRHVWVGPQDGEPEWAVGGSYQAIRIIRMFVEFWDRTQLVEQEALIGRSKISGAPLGLDGEFSDPDYPEDPDGKRIPLTAHIRLANPRTPETDENLILRRGFNYSRGFDGAGRLDQGLAFIAYQRSLEKGFLTVQRRLKGEPLEEYILPVGGGFFFTLPGVTGPERFLGDQLLH, encoded by the coding sequence GTGACCGAAGGTCTTTCGCGCCGCGGCTTCATCACCGGCGCGCTCGGCACGGGCGCCGCGGTCGGCGTCGGTGCGGCCCTCGCCGGGTGCTCGCCGGACACCGGGGCGCCCGCGGCGGCGTTCGTCCCGTTCGAGGGGCCGCACCAGACCGGAATCACCGCGCTGCCCATCCCGGAACAGGGCCTGATCGCATCGTTCAATGTGCTGTCGAAGGATCGCGACGGCCTGAAGCGCACCCTGCAGGACCTCACCGAGGAGATCCGCGGGCTGATGGCGGGTAAGCCGCTCCAGACCCGTGATCCCGAGTACCCGCCCGTCGACTCCGGCATCCTCGGGGAGCAGCCGCCCGCAGACAACCTGTCGATCGTGGTCGGCGTCGGAGCTTCGCTGTTCGACGACCGGTTCGGGCTGGCCGATCGCAAGCCCAAAGAGCTGGTCACCATGCCGTTCCTGGCCAACGACCGGCTGGATCCCAAACTGTCCCACGGCGACCTGTCGATCATCATGGAGGCCGGACACACCGACACCGTCGTGTTCGCCCTGCGGCAGTTGATGCGCCGCACCCGCAGCGATCTGGTGCTTCGGTGGATGGTCGACGGCTATGCGAGGGGCATCGGCGCCGGCCGGGCATCGGAGGCCGCGACGCCACGAAACCTGTTGGGCTTCAAGGATGGGACGGCCAACCTCGATGTCGACGACGACGCGATCATGGATCGCCACGTCTGGGTCGGCCCGCAGGATGGCGAACCGGAATGGGCGGTCGGCGGCTCGTATCAGGCGATCCGAATCATCCGGATGTTCGTCGAGTTCTGGGACCGTACTCAACTCGTCGAGCAGGAGGCGCTGATCGGGCGCAGCAAGATCAGCGGTGCGCCGCTCGGGCTGGACGGCGAGTTCAGCGACCCCGACTACCCAGAGGACCCGGACGGCAAGCGAATTCCGCTGACCGCTCATATCCGGCTGGCGAATCCCCGCACACCCGAGACCGACGAGAACCTGATCCTGCGGCGGGGCTTCAACTACTCCAGGGGTTTCGACGGCGCGGGCCGACTCGACCAGGGACTGGCCTTCATCGCCTACCAGCGCAGCCTCGAGAAGGGCTTCCTGACCGTGCAGCGCCGGCTGAAGGGCGAACCGCTCGAGGAGTACATCCTGCCGGTCGGCGGGGGGTTCTTCTTCACGCTGCCCGGCGTCACCGGACCCGAGCGGTTCCTCGGGGACCAGTTGCTGCACTGA
- a CDS encoding EfeM/EfeO family lipoprotein, whose amino-acid sequence MNRYLAWAAPIAVAGLILSGCSNGSSSSGGETTSANGTAAETTSAAPAVDPAVLDKAAADYKAYAQSNIDELQRVVKVFTDAVRAGDIKAAQDAYAPSRQPWERIEPIAVLVEDIDRKIDGRVDDFAGVDDREFTGWHRLEYILFEQNTTEGAAPFADQLDKDVAGLKAQFPSVEVKPIDVANGAAELIEEVSEGKITGEEERYSKTDLWDFDANVQGARDAVGKLNPALVKADPALLGEIDAGIDSVFETLAPLRRGDGWVLFCTENDPYPSARCPEVTVTPDVIDKLKAQLAGLSENMSQISGVLKLQ is encoded by the coding sequence ATGAACCGCTATCTTGCGTGGGCCGCTCCCATCGCCGTCGCCGGCCTGATCCTGTCCGGGTGCTCGAACGGCAGCTCGTCCTCCGGCGGCGAGACGACGTCCGCCAACGGAACGGCGGCCGAGACCACGAGCGCCGCCCCCGCGGTCGACCCCGCTGTTCTGGACAAAGCCGCAGCCGACTACAAGGCCTACGCGCAGAGCAACATCGACGAACTTCAGCGCGTGGTCAAAGTCTTCACCGACGCCGTGCGTGCCGGTGACATCAAGGCAGCCCAGGACGCCTATGCGCCGTCGCGTCAGCCGTGGGAGCGTATCGAGCCGATCGCCGTGCTGGTCGAGGATATCGACCGCAAGATCGATGGCCGGGTGGACGACTTCGCAGGCGTCGACGACCGGGAGTTCACCGGCTGGCACCGCCTCGAGTACATCCTGTTCGAGCAGAACACCACCGAGGGCGCGGCACCGTTCGCCGATCAACTCGACAAGGACGTCGCCGGCCTGAAGGCCCAGTTCCCGTCGGTCGAGGTGAAGCCGATCGACGTCGCCAACGGCGCCGCCGAACTCATCGAAGAGGTGTCCGAGGGCAAGATCACCGGCGAAGAGGAGCGCTACTCCAAGACCGACCTCTGGGACTTCGACGCGAACGTGCAGGGGGCACGCGACGCCGTCGGCAAGTTGAACCCCGCTCTGGTAAAGGCAGATCCGGCGTTGCTGGGCGAGATCGACGCGGGAATCGATTCGGTATTCGAGACCTTGGCGCCCCTGCGCCGCGGTGACGGCTGGGTGCTGTTCTGCACCGAGAACGATCCGTATCCGTCGGCTCGCTGCCCGGAGGTCACCGTGACACCCGACGTCATCGACAAGCTGAAGGCCCAGCTCGCCGGGCTGTCGGAAAACATGTCGCAGATTTCTGGAGTGCTGAAACTGCAGTGA
- a CDS encoding crotonase/enoyl-CoA hydratase family protein — protein MTPPESKPQFETLLYAAEPPVATITLNRPDHLNTIVPPMPDEIEAAIGLAERDPAIKVIVLRGAGRAFSGGYDFGGGFTHWGQAMNTDGRWDPGKDFAMVSTRETGPTQKFMAIWRASKPVIAQVHGWCVGGASDYALCADIVIASDDAVIGTPYARMWGAYLTGMWLYRLSLAKAKWHSLTGEPLTGKEAAAVELINESVPFKNLEARVEEIALRLARIPLSQLQAQKLIVNQAYENMGLASTQTLGGILDGLMRNTPDALSFIETAETQGVRTAVEHRDGPWGDYSQAPPEKRPDPSHIVEP, from the coding sequence ATGACGCCGCCGGAGTCCAAGCCGCAGTTCGAGACGCTGCTCTACGCCGCCGAGCCACCCGTGGCCACCATCACGCTCAACCGCCCCGACCACCTCAACACCATCGTCCCGCCGATGCCCGACGAGATCGAGGCGGCGATCGGCCTGGCCGAACGCGACCCGGCGATCAAGGTGATCGTGCTGCGCGGCGCCGGCCGCGCGTTCTCCGGCGGCTACGACTTCGGCGGCGGCTTCACCCACTGGGGCCAGGCGATGAACACCGACGGCCGCTGGGACCCCGGTAAGGACTTCGCGATGGTCAGCACCCGCGAGACCGGCCCCACGCAGAAGTTCATGGCGATCTGGCGTGCCTCCAAACCCGTGATCGCACAGGTGCACGGCTGGTGCGTCGGCGGCGCAAGCGACTACGCCCTGTGCGCCGACATCGTCATCGCCAGCGACGACGCGGTGATCGGTACCCCATACGCCCGCATGTGGGGCGCCTACCTCACCGGTATGTGGTTGTACCGGCTGAGCCTGGCGAAGGCGAAGTGGCACTCGTTGACCGGTGAGCCCCTGACCGGGAAGGAAGCCGCCGCAGTCGAACTCATCAACGAGTCCGTTCCGTTCAAGAACCTCGAGGCTCGAGTCGAGGAGATCGCGTTGAGGCTTGCGCGGATCCCGCTGTCGCAATTGCAGGCGCAGAAGCTGATCGTCAACCAGGCCTACGAGAACATGGGCCTGGCGTCCACCCAGACACTCGGCGGCATCCTCGACGGGCTGATGCGGAACACACCGGACGCGCTGTCCTTCATCGAAACCGCTGAGACACAGGGTGTTCGGACCGCGGTCGAGCACCGCGACGGGCCGTGGGGGGACTACAGCCAGGCGCCGCCAGAGAAACGTCCTGACCCGTCACACATCGTCGAGCCCTGA
- a CDS encoding aldehyde dehydrogenase family protein gives MTATSDVELPDTSTIHNPATGAVAGTVRWTDPADVPRIAAGLRQAQRQWEARGAKGRAKVLARYAVWLGEHRDEIESLLIKETGKSAVDAAQEVPLLIMIASYYIKTMEKALAPERRPASLPFLSIKKIEVHYRPRAVVGIIAPWNYPVANALMDAIGALAAGCAVLLKPSERTPLTAELLLRGWLDSGAPEVLALAQGAREVSEAVIDNADFVQFTGSSATGAKVMERAARRLTPVSLELGGKDPMIVLEDADIDLAAHAAVWGAFFNAGQTCVSVERVYVLEPVYDQFVAAVVRDVEKLKMGAGDGYDFGSLIDESQVAVTARHVDDALAKGAKALTGGKRPDDGKGSFYPPTVLVDVDHSMLCMTEETFGPTLPIMKVRTVDEAIRLSNDSPYGLSAAVFAKDIDRAKDVAVELDCGAVNINDVISNLMCTTAPMGGWKTSGLGARFGGADGLRKYCRQEAVVAPRTNVGAGGNYYNNSPKALQRMNKLMTKLALITPKRAAK, from the coding sequence ATGACTGCGACGTCTGACGTTGAGCTGCCTGACACCAGCACCATCCACAACCCCGCAACCGGAGCCGTCGCGGGCACCGTGCGCTGGACCGATCCCGCCGACGTGCCGCGTATCGCGGCCGGCCTGCGCCAGGCGCAGCGGCAGTGGGAGGCCCGGGGCGCCAAGGGCCGGGCCAAGGTGCTGGCCCGGTACGCAGTGTGGCTCGGCGAGCATCGCGACGAGATCGAGTCGTTGCTGATCAAGGAGACCGGCAAGTCGGCCGTCGACGCGGCGCAGGAAGTACCGCTGCTGATCATGATCGCCTCGTACTACATCAAGACCATGGAGAAGGCGCTCGCGCCCGAGCGCAGGCCTGCATCGTTGCCGTTCCTGTCGATCAAGAAGATCGAGGTGCACTATCGGCCCCGCGCGGTCGTCGGGATCATCGCACCGTGGAACTACCCGGTGGCCAATGCGTTGATGGACGCCATCGGCGCGCTGGCCGCGGGCTGTGCGGTGCTGCTCAAGCCGTCGGAGCGCACGCCGCTGACCGCCGAACTGCTGCTGCGGGGCTGGCTGGACTCGGGTGCGCCGGAGGTGCTGGCACTGGCGCAGGGCGCCCGCGAAGTCTCCGAGGCCGTCATCGACAACGCCGACTTCGTCCAGTTCACCGGCTCCAGCGCGACGGGCGCGAAGGTGATGGAGCGGGCCGCTCGTCGGCTCACCCCGGTCAGCCTCGAACTCGGCGGCAAGGATCCGATGATCGTGCTGGAGGACGCCGACATCGACCTGGCGGCCCACGCCGCGGTGTGGGGTGCGTTCTTCAACGCGGGGCAGACGTGTGTGTCGGTGGAGCGGGTCTACGTGCTCGAGCCGGTTTACGACCAGTTCGTCGCCGCGGTGGTACGCGACGTCGAGAAGCTGAAGATGGGCGCGGGCGACGGCTACGACTTCGGGTCGCTGATCGACGAGTCACAGGTCGCGGTGACCGCCCGGCACGTCGACGATGCGCTCGCCAAGGGCGCGAAGGCGCTGACCGGCGGGAAGCGCCCGGACGACGGAAAGGGCAGCTTCTATCCGCCCACCGTGCTGGTCGACGTGGACCACTCGATGTTGTGTATGACCGAGGAGACCTTCGGCCCGACTCTGCCCATCATGAAAGTGAGGACCGTCGACGAGGCGATCCGGCTGTCCAACGACAGCCCCTACGGGTTGAGCGCGGCGGTGTTCGCCAAAGACATCGATCGCGCCAAAGATGTTGCGGTGGAGCTGGATTGCGGTGCGGTCAACATCAACGACGTGATCTCGAACCTGATGTGCACGACGGCCCCGATGGGGGGTTGGAAGACGTCGGGTCTGGGGGCGCGGTTCGGCGGGGCGGACGGGTTGCGCAAGTACTGCCGCCAGGAGGCAGTGGTGGCGCCGCGCACCAACGTCGGCGCGGGCGGCAACTACTACAACAATTCGCCCAAGGCGCTGCAGCGGATGAACAAGCTGATGACGAAGCTCGCGCTGATCACGCCGAAGCGGGCCGCCAAGTAG
- a CDS encoding mycothiol transferase yields the protein MADSDVAVVREVLRDAFTRLIEHVENLTDGLTDETAFFRPTSTANSIAWLIWHSARQQDVQVSDIAGTEQVWLRDGWVDRFGLDLPREDMGYGHSPDEVDRVRVSADLLAGYAHAVHKATLAYIASVTPDELSRIVDSHWDPPVTASVRLVSIIDDGAQHLGQAAYIRGIA from the coding sequence ATGGCCGACTCAGACGTGGCAGTGGTCCGTGAAGTCCTGCGCGACGCGTTCACGCGACTCATCGAGCATGTCGAGAACCTCACCGACGGGCTGACCGACGAGACCGCGTTCTTCCGGCCCACGTCGACGGCCAACAGCATCGCCTGGCTGATCTGGCACAGCGCCCGTCAACAGGACGTCCAGGTCAGCGATATCGCGGGCACGGAGCAGGTCTGGCTGCGTGACGGCTGGGTCGACCGGTTCGGTCTGGACTTACCCCGCGAGGACATGGGCTACGGGCACAGCCCCGACGAAGTCGACCGGGTGCGCGTCTCGGCGGACCTGCTCGCTGGGTACGCCCACGCGGTGCACAAAGCGACACTCGCGTACATCGCGTCCGTGACGCCCGACGAGCTGAGCCGCATCGTCGACAGCCACTGGGATCCACCGGTGACTGCCAGCGTGCGCCTGGTGAGCATCATCGACGACGGCGCCCAGCACCTCGGCCAGGCGGCATATATCCGCGGAATCGCGTGA
- a CDS encoding VOC family protein has protein sequence MIDHFGINCADWERSKAFYDRVLGVLGYTRQLDYRVAIGYGRDGKPDFWIADMNAGDAAGPNREVHFAFQAANEDAVQAFYDAALEMGAAPLHAPRLWPEYHPGYYGAFVRDPDANNIEAVFHGSGPQG, from the coding sequence GTGATCGATCACTTCGGAATCAACTGCGCGGACTGGGAGCGATCGAAGGCGTTCTACGACAGGGTGCTGGGCGTGCTCGGTTACACCCGCCAACTGGACTATCGGGTCGCCATCGGGTACGGCAGGGACGGTAAACCCGACTTCTGGATCGCGGATATGAACGCAGGCGACGCGGCGGGTCCCAACCGTGAGGTGCACTTCGCGTTCCAGGCCGCCAACGAGGACGCCGTGCAGGCGTTCTACGACGCGGCGCTCGAGATGGGCGCGGCGCCGCTGCACGCACCGCGGCTGTGGCCGGAGTACCACCCTGGGTACTACGGCGCCTTCGTGCGGGACCCGGACGCCAACAACATCGAGGCGGTCTTTCACGGGTCGGGGCCGCAAGGCTGA
- a CDS encoding N-acyl-D-amino-acid deacylase family protein → MTYELVIRGGTIVDGLGGEPYVGDVAVSDGVILAVGRVDEPGTREIDATGLLVTPGFVDLHTHYDGQAIWSDRLTPSSAHGVTTVVIGNCGVGFAPCRPDDHDVLVDVMAGVEDIPGVVMVDGLPWHWETFPEFLDALDAGRRDIDVAAFLPHSPLRVYVMGRRGVDREPAAAEDLAMMRKLAAEAVQAGALGFASSRFTLHKTESGRPIPSYDADRAEIEAIARGVDDAGGGLIQFVPDLVAGDYEPVLRTVFDVAAEVGLPVTFTLAIGNAGEPFFVDALAMVEKANIDGGEITAQIFPRPIGLVLGLELSGNPFLMYPSYQELAGLALADRVAQMRKPEVRQRILSDQPAGEGHPLMFAAQAFEWMFPLGDPPNYEPPRSESIASRARARGVSPLEEAYDRLLDDDGHAILLVTLANFRDGSLDTVAELIRRDDVVLGLGDGGAHYGMICDASFPTYMLTHWSRDRASGRLSVAEAVRELTSVPARVAGLADRGRIAVGYKADLNVIDHGALHLRKPVITYDLPAGGRRLDQGADGYVATVVSGEIIAENGTPTAARPGRLIRGRQPVPTA, encoded by the coding sequence ATGACATATGAACTCGTCATCAGAGGCGGCACCATCGTCGACGGTCTCGGCGGTGAGCCCTACGTCGGCGACGTGGCGGTTTCCGACGGCGTGATCTTGGCGGTAGGCCGGGTGGACGAACCCGGCACGCGGGAGATCGATGCGACCGGACTTCTCGTCACCCCCGGATTCGTCGACCTGCACACCCACTACGACGGTCAGGCCATCTGGTCGGACCGGCTGACCCCGTCGTCGGCGCACGGCGTGACCACGGTGGTGATCGGCAACTGCGGCGTGGGTTTCGCGCCGTGCCGGCCGGACGACCACGACGTGCTTGTCGATGTGATGGCCGGGGTCGAGGACATCCCCGGTGTGGTGATGGTGGACGGGCTGCCCTGGCACTGGGAGACCTTCCCCGAGTTCCTCGACGCGTTGGACGCCGGGCGGCGCGACATCGACGTCGCGGCATTCCTGCCTCACTCGCCGCTGCGGGTGTACGTGATGGGCCGGCGCGGCGTCGACCGTGAACCGGCCGCCGCCGAGGACCTGGCCATGATGCGCAAATTGGCCGCCGAAGCGGTGCAGGCCGGCGCGCTGGGTTTCGCCTCGTCGCGGTTCACGCTGCACAAGACCGAAAGCGGCCGGCCGATCCCGAGTTACGACGCCGACCGCGCCGAGATCGAGGCGATCGCGCGCGGGGTCGACGACGCCGGCGGGGGTCTGATCCAGTTCGTGCCCGACCTGGTGGCCGGGGACTACGAGCCCGTGCTGCGCACGGTGTTCGACGTGGCCGCCGAGGTCGGCCTGCCCGTGACGTTCACGTTGGCGATCGGCAACGCCGGCGAGCCGTTCTTCGTCGATGCGCTGGCGATGGTCGAGAAGGCCAACATCGACGGCGGTGAGATCACCGCGCAGATCTTCCCCCGGCCCATCGGACTGGTGCTCGGCCTCGAGCTGTCCGGCAACCCGTTCCTGATGTACCCGAGCTACCAGGAGCTGGCCGGCCTTGCGCTGGCCGATCGCGTCGCGCAAATGCGCAAACCCGAAGTCCGGCAACGGATTCTGTCGGACCAGCCGGCGGGCGAGGGACACCCGCTGATGTTCGCCGCGCAGGCGTTCGAGTGGATGTTCCCACTGGGCGATCCGCCGAACTACGAGCCACCGCGATCCGAGAGCATCGCCAGCCGTGCCCGTGCTCGCGGTGTCAGCCCGCTCGAGGAGGCATACGACCGGCTGCTCGACGACGACGGCCACGCGATCCTGCTGGTGACGCTGGCCAACTTCCGCGACGGCTCACTCGACACGGTGGCGGAGTTGATCCGCCGCGACGACGTCGTGCTGGGTCTCGGCGACGGCGGCGCGCATTACGGAATGATCTGCGACGCAAGCTTTCCCACGTACATGCTGACGCACTGGTCGCGCGACCGCGCGTCCGGCCGGCTGTCGGTGGCCGAGGCGGTGCGCGAGCTGACGTCGGTGCCGGCCCGGGTGGCCGGACTGGCCGACCGCGGCCGGATCGCGGTCGGATACAAGGCCGACCTGAACGTCATCGACCACGGTGCGCTGCACTTGCGCAAGCCGGTCATCACCTACGATCTGCCCGCGGGCGGGCGCCGCCTGGACCAGGGCGCCGACGGGTACGTCGCGACCGTCGTCTCGGGCGAGATCATCGCCGAGAACGGCACACCCACCGCGGCACGTCCCGGCAGGCTGATCCGCGGCCGTCAACCCGTACCGACGGCATGA
- a CDS encoding pyridoxamine 5'-phosphate oxidase family protein — translation MSVKVDLDRLADVLGDFGFAYLISVGDDYRAHTVTVEPVFGDGRLDVGAVGSHTRENTTRHGDVTIVWPPREPGGYSLIVDGRAQPSDGSLSIEPTRAVLHRKATPESPSTSPDCLHDCVPLKK, via the coding sequence ATGAGCGTGAAAGTGGATCTCGACCGGTTGGCTGACGTGTTAGGCGACTTCGGGTTCGCCTACCTGATCTCCGTCGGCGACGACTATCGCGCGCACACCGTCACCGTCGAACCGGTGTTCGGCGACGGCAGGCTCGACGTCGGCGCGGTCGGCAGCCATACGCGCGAGAACACCACCCGGCACGGCGACGTCACCATCGTCTGGCCTCCCCGCGAGCCGGGCGGCTACTCGCTGATCGTCGACGGCCGTGCGCAGCCGTCGGACGGCTCCTTGTCGATCGAACCGACCCGCGCCGTGCTGCATCGCAAGGCGACGCCGGAGTCGCCGTCGACGAGCCCGGACTGTCTCCACGACTGCGTCCCGCTGAAGAAGTAG